The Beijerinckiaceae bacterium genome has a window encoding:
- a CDS encoding globin, with protein sequence MSDVAVEVSMFERIGGALVIDRLVEGFYRRMETLPEAKVIRTMHADDLGPTKNILKRYLCEWMGGPKLYSAEKGHPRLRQRHMGFKIGAPERDAWLLCMKGALEETVADVEARQEIYVLLAKLADWMRNQADNPHDMGAHRP encoded by the coding sequence ATGTCTGACGTCGCGGTTGAGGTTTCAATGTTTGAGCGGATCGGCGGTGCGCTTGTCATCGACCGTTTGGTCGAGGGCTTCTACCGGAGGATGGAGACGCTGCCGGAAGCCAAGGTGATCCGGACCATGCACGCCGACGATCTCGGGCCGACCAAAAATATTCTCAAGCGCTATCTCTGCGAATGGATGGGAGGTCCAAAACTCTATTCGGCCGAAAAGGGCCATCCCCGGCTGCGCCAGCGGCATATGGGCTTCAAGATCGGCGCGCCGGAACGCGATGCCTGGTTGCTTTGCATGAAGGGCGCGTTGGAAGAGACCGTTGCCGATGTCGAAGCCCGCCAGGAGATTTACGTCTTGCTGGCAAAGCTCGCCGATTGGATGCGCAACCAAGCGGACAATCCCCACGATATGGGCGCACATCGTCCGTGA
- the dprA gene encoding DNA-protecting protein DprA: MPLPTGQLVELNDAERFDWLRLVRSENIGPRTFQLLLSRYGSAGAALSALPDLIARGQAGRPIRIATLEDVDRELDAVRRQGARFFGLWEPDYPALLRQIAGAPPLIAARGNFASLRRSMIAVVGSRNASAAGLAFTSQLVRGVARAGHVIVSGLARGIDARAHQAAMETGTIAVLAGGLGNIYPAEHEALLERLLEEGAAVSEMPFGWEARGRDFPRRNRIVAGLCRATIVVEAARRSGSLITARFAAEQGREIFAVPGSPLDPRAEGANDLLRDGATFCTKAEDVIEALAEQDLAREQASFGFSEPDVGAEPQEPLWDELDLAEVAGAPSATARIEPNMGATACVDPQSTGENPSLRRPAVVPHDDLVARVFELLGPVPISVDEIVRMSEASAKEVRTILLGLKLAGTIEWHGGDLVSFLPET; encoded by the coding sequence ATGCCGCTACCCACGGGACAGCTTGTCGAACTGAACGATGCCGAGCGGTTCGACTGGCTGCGGCTCGTGCGGTCGGAAAACATCGGCCCCCGTACATTTCAGCTTCTCCTCAGCCGCTACGGTAGCGCCGGAGCGGCTCTTTCGGCCTTGCCGGACCTGATCGCTAGGGGCCAAGCGGGACGCCCAATTCGCATCGCGACCCTTGAAGACGTCGACCGGGAACTAGACGCGGTCCGGCGCCAGGGGGCGCGATTCTTCGGCCTCTGGGAGCCAGATTATCCCGCGCTCTTGCGGCAGATCGCTGGGGCGCCCCCGCTGATCGCGGCGCGCGGGAATTTTGCAAGCCTCCGGCGGTCCATGATTGCGGTGGTCGGTTCGCGCAATGCTTCCGCGGCCGGACTTGCGTTTACGTCGCAGCTCGTGCGTGGGGTTGCCCGCGCCGGTCACGTCATTGTTTCCGGTCTGGCCCGAGGAATCGATGCGCGGGCGCATCAAGCCGCAATGGAAACCGGAACCATCGCCGTTCTTGCCGGAGGGCTGGGCAATATTTATCCGGCCGAACATGAAGCCTTGCTTGAACGGCTCCTCGAAGAGGGCGCGGCGGTCAGCGAAATGCCGTTTGGCTGGGAGGCGCGAGGGCGCGATTTTCCCCGCCGCAATCGCATTGTGGCGGGCCTATGCCGGGCGACCATCGTCGTCGAGGCGGCCCGCCGCTCCGGCTCCTTGATTACCGCAAGATTTGCGGCCGAACAGGGCCGCGAAATCTTTGCTGTTCCCGGCTCGCCGCTTGACCCCAGAGCCGAGGGGGCCAATGACCTTTTGCGTGACGGTGCGACATTCTGCACCAAGGCGGAGGACGTGATCGAGGCCCTAGCCGAGCAAGACCTGGCGCGCGAGCAGGCTTCGTTTGGCTTTTCCGAGCCCGACGTGGGCGCCGAGCCGCAGGAACCATTGTGGGACGAACTCGATCTTGCGGAAGTGGCGGGGGCGCCCTCGGCAACGGCACGGATCGAGCCGAACATGGGCGCGACAGCTTGTGTCGATCCCCAGTCGACGGGAGAGAACCCCTCTTTAAGGAGACCGGCCGTGGTCCCGCACGACGATTTGGTGGCGCGGGTCTTCGAGCTTTTGGGACCGGTGCCGATCTCGGTTGACGAAATCGTAAGAATGTCAGAGGCCTCCGCGAAAGAGGTACGGACCATACTGCTGGGATTGAAACTCGCCGGAACCATCGAATGGCACGGTGGCGATCTGGTTTCTTTCCTGCCTGAAACCTGA
- a CDS encoding glycerol-3-phosphate acyltransferase — MGSTDVLQSAFAFFFGYLCGSIPFGLLLTRLAGTTDLRSVGSGNIGATNVLRTGRKDLAAMTLLLDLLKGTLAVSVVAYFAPGQAVLLAALGAFLGHLYPAWLRFRGGKGVATFLGCLLAVAWPAALAFGLVWLTVAALTRYSSAAALTASALTPFVLFVLGRTDAAFLFALMVILLWMKHRANISRLIAGTESRIGRG; from the coding sequence ATTGGTTCTACCGACGTGCTTCAGAGCGCTTTTGCTTTTTTCTTTGGCTATCTCTGTGGCTCAATTCCTTTCGGTCTCCTGTTGACGCGGCTTGCCGGAACCACCGATCTTCGTTCGGTCGGGTCAGGCAACATTGGGGCCACCAATGTTCTGCGCACCGGCCGCAAAGACTTGGCCGCGATGACCCTTCTCCTCGATCTTTTGAAGGGTACGCTGGCGGTCTCGGTCGTCGCGTATTTTGCACCCGGTCAAGCTGTGCTGTTGGCGGCGCTGGGGGCCTTTCTGGGCCATCTCTATCCAGCATGGCTGCGCTTTCGCGGCGGTAAGGGGGTGGCGACGTTTCTGGGTTGCCTCCTGGCCGTGGCATGGCCGGCGGCACTCGCCTTTGGCCTCGTTTGGCTTACGGTCGCGGCGCTCACCCGTTACTCCTCCGCCGCGGCGCTGACGGCAAGCGCGCTAACCCCTTTCGTGCTTTTCGTTTTGGGCCGAACCGACGCGGCGTTTTTGTTCGCTCTGATGGTGATCCTTTTGTGGATGAAGCACCGCGCCAATATTTCGCGCCTCATTGCGGGCACCGAATCGCGGATCGGGCGCGGTTGA
- a CDS encoding NADH-quinone oxidoreductase subunit A (Catalyzes the transfer of electrons from NADH to quinone), with product MPNLLDQYLPLAVFMAVAAVISGALLVAPFLVAFKAPDAEKLSAYECGFNAFDDARMQFDVRFYLVSLLFIIFDLEVAFLFPWAVAFRDVGAFGFWSMMIFLGVLTVGFVYEWRKGALEWD from the coding sequence ATGCCGAACCTTCTCGATCAATATTTGCCGCTTGCGGTCTTTATGGCGGTTGCCGCCGTGATTTCCGGCGCTTTGCTGGTTGCGCCCTTCCTCGTCGCCTTCAAGGCGCCCGATGCGGAAAAACTGTCCGCCTATGAGTGCGGTTTCAACGCCTTCGACGATGCGCGCATGCAATTCGATGTAAGATTCTATCTTGTGTCCCTGCTGTTCATCATTTTCGATCTGGAGGTCGCGTTTTTGTTTCCCTGGGCGGTGGCCTTCCGCGATGTCGGGGCGTTCGGCTTCTGGTCCATGATGATTTTCCTTGGCGTTCTGACCGTAGGCTTCGTCTATGAATGGAGAAAGGGTGCGCTCGAATGGGATTAG
- a CDS encoding NADH-quinone oxidoreductase subunit D (Catalyzes the transfer of electrons from NADH to quinone) encodes MSDNSVRNFAINFGPQHPAAHGVLRLVLELDGEVVERVDPHIGLLHRGTEKLMEARTYLQNIPYFDRLDYVAPMNQEHAFCLAIEKLLGLEVPRRGQLLRVLFCEIGRILSHLLNLTTQALDVGALTPPVWGFEEREKLMVFYERASGARLHANYFRPGGVHTDIPRKLIEDIDAWCDPFLKVCDDLQALFIDNRIFKQRNVDIGVVSLEDCWRWGFSGVMVRGSGAPWDLRKAQPYECYEEMEFDIPVGRHGDNYDRQVIRMEEMRQSVRIMKQCVEKLFAKDGQGPVSAKDGKVVPPSRAEMKRSMEALIHHFKLYTEGFHVPAGEVYCAVEAPKGEFGVYLVSDGTDKPYRCKIRAPGFAHLAAMDFLCRKSMLADVSAILGSIDIVFGEVDR; translated from the coding sequence ATGAGCGACAATTCGGTCCGTAATTTTGCGATCAACTTTGGCCCGCAGCATCCCGCCGCGCATGGCGTTTTGCGGCTCGTCCTCGAACTCGACGGCGAGGTTGTCGAGCGCGTCGATCCGCATATCGGCCTCCTCCATCGCGGCACCGAAAAGCTGATGGAGGCGCGCACCTATCTTCAAAACATCCCCTATTTCGATCGGCTCGATTATGTCGCGCCGATGAATCAGGAACATGCCTTTTGTCTCGCCATCGAGAAATTGCTGGGGCTTGAAGTCCCGCGGCGCGGTCAGTTGCTGCGTGTGCTGTTTTGCGAAATTGGTCGGATTCTCTCGCATCTTCTCAACCTCACCACGCAGGCCCTGGATGTCGGCGCCTTGACGCCGCCCGTATGGGGCTTCGAGGAACGCGAGAAGCTCATGGTGTTTTATGAGCGCGCGTCCGGCGCCCGGCTGCATGCGAATTATTTCCGTCCAGGCGGTGTGCACACCGATATTCCCAGAAAGCTGATCGAAGACATCGACGCCTGGTGCGACCCCTTCTTGAAGGTTTGCGACGATCTTCAGGCTTTGTTCATCGACAACCGCATTTTCAAGCAGCGCAATGTCGACATCGGGGTGGTCAGCCTCGAGGATTGCTGGCGCTGGGGTTTTTCGGGCGTCATGGTGCGCGGTTCGGGTGCGCCCTGGGATTTGCGCAAGGCGCAGCCCTATGAATGCTATGAAGAGATGGAGTTCGACATTCCGGTCGGGCGGCACGGCGATAATTACGACCGCCAAGTCATCCGCATGGAGGAGATGCGTCAGTCCGTCCGGATCATGAAGCAATGCGTCGAGAAGCTGTTTGCGAAGGATGGCCAGGGCCCCGTCTCCGCAAAGGATGGCAAGGTCGTGCCGCCGTCCCGAGCGGAAATGAAGCGTTCGATGGAAGCGCTGATCCATCATTTCAAACTCTATACCGAAGGCTTCCATGTGCCGGCCGGCGAAGTCTATTGCGCGGTCGAGGCGCCGAAAGGTGAATTTGGCGTCTATCTCGTCTCGGACGGCACCGATAAACCCTATCGCTGCAAAATAAGGGCCCCAGGCTTCGCGCATCTTGCGGCGATGGACTTTCTCTGCCGCAAATCCATGCTCGCCGATGTCAGCGCGATCCTGGGTTCCATCGACATCGTGTTCGGCGAGGTGGACCGGTGA
- a CDS encoding NADH-quinone oxidoreductase subunit B: MGLDLRHQDVALAANDPYFLSINDRLADKGFLVTTADELINWARTGSLMWMTFGLACCAVEMMQAAMPRYDLERFGFAPRGSPRQSDVMIVAGTLTNKMAPALRKVYDQMPEPRYVISMGSCANGGGYYHYSYSVVRGCDRIVPVDIYVPGCPPSAEALLYGVLLLQKKIRRTGTIER; this comes from the coding sequence ATGGGATTAGACCTGCGGCACCAAGACGTTGCGCTGGCGGCGAATGATCCGTATTTCCTCTCGATCAATGACCGTCTCGCCGACAAGGGCTTCCTCGTCACGACCGCGGACGAGCTGATCAACTGGGCGCGCACGGGCTCGCTCATGTGGATGACATTCGGCCTGGCCTGCTGCGCCGTCGAAATGATGCAGGCGGCGATGCCGCGCTATGATCTGGAGCGGTTCGGCTTCGCGCCGCGCGGTTCGCCGCGGCAGTCCGACGTCATGATCGTGGCCGGCACTCTGACCAACAAGATGGCGCCGGCTCTCCGCAAGGTCTATGACCAGATGCCGGAGCCGCGTTACGTGATCTCGATGGGCTCCTGCGCCAATGGCGGTGGCTATTACCACTATTCCTATTCAGTCGTGCGCGGCTGCGACCGAATTGTGCCCGTGGATATTTACGTCCCAGGCTGCCCACCCTCGGCCGAAGCACTTCTCTACGGTGTGTTGCTTCTGCAAAAGAAAATCCGCCGGACCGGCACGATCGAACGCTAA
- a CDS encoding thioredoxin domain-containing protein, whose product MGCGRRSGVTNRLAQETSPYLLQHKDNPVDWHVWCSDTLSKAQAADMPILLSVGYAACHWCHVMAHESFEDAETAALINELFIPIKVDREERPDVDTIYQNALSLLGQHGGWPLTMFLTPKGEPFWGGTYYPPVKKYGRPAFADVLKKVAGVYRQEKETVAKNTGILANGLRKLSEPPPDNMLTPDTLNEICLKIAELIDPVEGGLGQAPKFPQSPVLALLWRGYKRTGHASLRDGVLLTLDHMSQGGIYDHLGGGYARYATDNDWLIPHFEKMLYDNAQLIELLTWAWQETKNPLYAARVAETIGWMLREMRVEGGAFAAALDADSEHEEGKFYTWTAAEVGAVLGPDAPLFNRHYNVHRIGNWEGKTILNRSDMPELMDMETEAKLAACREKLWAVREQRVRPGRDHKVLADWNGLAISALCLAAGAFVKGEWLDAAREAFSFIETRMTGADGRLFHSWCEGRVHPGILDDYANMSRAALALYQATGADFYLARAESWVALLGAHYRDEERGGYFSTPHDAADLITRIRNAADNATPSGNGMMVEVLANLYYLTGKPGYRDQSEVQIGAFVGEAVRHAVPLATLLSGMDFLLNAVQITICDGEGAQALLREVETFCVPNRVLQRIQGDEEVPPGHPAEGKTRVGNLATAYVCVGESCSLPITDWEILHRVLSDRGAHMTGCGVKDV is encoded by the coding sequence ATGGGATGTGGCAGGAGATCTGGGGTGACAAACCGGTTGGCGCAGGAAACGAGCCCCTATCTTCTGCAGCATAAGGACAATCCGGTCGATTGGCATGTGTGGTGTTCGGACACGCTCTCGAAAGCGCAAGCGGCGGACATGCCGATCTTGCTTTCGGTCGGCTATGCGGCCTGCCATTGGTGCCATGTAATGGCGCATGAGAGCTTCGAAGATGCCGAGACGGCGGCGCTTATCAATGAGCTCTTCATCCCGATCAAAGTCGATCGGGAAGAGCGGCCCGACGTCGATACCATTTATCAAAATGCCTTGTCGCTGCTCGGCCAGCATGGCGGCTGGCCGCTGACCATGTTTCTAACGCCCAAGGGCGAGCCTTTCTGGGGCGGCACCTATTACCCTCCTGTGAAAAAATATGGCCGCCCGGCATTTGCAGATGTGTTGAAGAAAGTTGCCGGAGTTTATCGCCAGGAAAAAGAGACGGTGGCAAAAAACACCGGCATTCTCGCCAATGGCTTGCGCAAACTGTCCGAGCCGCCGCCCGACAATATGCTCACGCCCGACACGCTGAACGAAATCTGTCTGAAGATCGCCGAATTGATCGATCCGGTCGAAGGCGGTTTGGGACAAGCCCCGAAATTTCCGCAATCGCCCGTGCTGGCCCTTCTGTGGCGCGGCTACAAGCGCACCGGCCACGCGAGTTTGCGCGATGGAGTCTTGCTGACGCTTGACCATATGTCGCAAGGCGGCATTTACGACCATCTCGGCGGCGGTTATGCGCGTTATGCGACGGACAATGATTGGTTGATCCCGCATTTCGAAAAAATGCTCTACGACAATGCCCAGCTCATCGAGCTTTTGACCTGGGCCTGGCAGGAAACCAAAAATCCGCTTTATGCGGCGCGGGTCGCCGAGACCATCGGCTGGATGCTGCGGGAAATGCGCGTCGAAGGTGGGGCCTTTGCCGCGGCGCTCGATGCCGACAGCGAACATGAGGAAGGCAAATTCTACACATGGACGGCAGCCGAGGTGGGGGCGGTTCTTGGACCCGACGCGCCTCTCTTCAACAGGCATTACAACGTGCATCGCATCGGCAATTGGGAAGGCAAGACCATTCTCAACCGCTCGGATATGCCGGAGCTGATGGATATGGAGACCGAAGCGAAACTCGCCGCATGCCGCGAAAAACTTTGGGCGGTCCGCGAACAGCGTGTGCGGCCGGGGCGGGATCACAAGGTCCTGGCGGATTGGAACGGCTTGGCTATTTCAGCACTGTGTCTTGCGGCCGGCGCATTCGTCAAGGGCGAATGGCTGGACGCGGCCCGGGAGGCATTTTCCTTCATCGAAACCAGAATGACGGGAGCGGACGGCCGCCTATTCCATTCCTGGTGCGAGGGCCGCGTGCACCCGGGTATTCTCGATGACTATGCGAATATGAGCCGCGCCGCGCTGGCGCTCTATCAGGCGACGGGTGCGGATTTCTATCTCGCCCGCGCCGAGAGCTGGGTCGCTCTGCTCGGGGCGCATTACCGCGACGAAGAGCGGGGCGGCTATTTCTCGACGCCGCATGATGCCGCCGATCTCATTACCCGCATCCGCAATGCGGCCGACAATGCAACCCCCTCCGGCAATGGCATGATGGTCGAGGTTTTGGCGAATCTTTATTATTTGACAGGCAAGCCTGGCTATCGCGACCAGTCCGAGGTGCAGATCGGGGCATTTGTGGGGGAGGCCGTACGCCACGCCGTTCCGCTCGCCACTCTTCTGTCGGGGATGGATTTTCTCCTCAATGCCGTGCAAATCACGATCTGTGACGGTGAGGGAGCGCAGGCGCTGTTGCGAGAGGTGGAGACCTTCTGTGTCCCCAATCGGGTCTTACAAAGGATCCAAGGGGATGAGGAGGTGCCGCCGGGGCATCCTGCGGAGGGAAAGACACGGGTCGGCAATTTGGCGACGGCCTATGTCTGTGTCGGCGAGAGTTGCTCGCTTCCGATCACGGATTGGGAGATCTTGCACCGCGTTCTTTCGGACCGCGGCGCGCATATGACAGGGTGTGGAGTGAAGGATGTCTGA
- a CDS encoding (2Fe-2S)-binding protein, with protein sequence MSSGDAEVYVICAASNIEPGTAKAFSLFRVNDTGEHRPFPIVIVRKNAKEFFGYVNTCPHEGLWLNVGAGTFFDAERKFLKCGRHGAKFEIETGLCVDGPCKESSLQPISLAVVQGDVCLSGVELVEDDGEPDPFEELDDTMEIMIHPD encoded by the coding sequence ATGTCATCGGGGGATGCTGAGGTTTATGTGATCTGCGCCGCCAGCAATATCGAGCCGGGCACGGCCAAAGCATTTAGTCTCTTTCGGGTCAACGACACCGGAGAACACAGGCCTTTTCCGATCGTGATCGTACGAAAAAATGCAAAGGAATTTTTCGGCTATGTGAATACCTGCCCGCATGAGGGGCTTTGGCTCAATGTGGGCGCCGGAACATTTTTCGATGCCGAGCGGAAGTTTCTCAAATGCGGCCGGCATGGAGCCAAATTCGAGATCGAAACCGGGCTTTGTGTCGATGGACCTTGTAAGGAATCGAGCCTCCAGCCCATCTCGCTGGCGGTCGTCCAGGGCGATGTTTGCCTTTCCGGCGTCGAGCTCGTCGAGGACGACGGTGAGCCGGATCCGTTCGAAGAGCTTGACGATACCATGGAGATCATGATCCATCCCGACTGA
- a CDS encoding NADH-quinone oxidoreductase subunit C — translation MHGDLQQLGEGIAAALPGAISAVSTAYGELTLTVEADRLIETVTFLRDDPSCLFLSFIDLTAVDYPVREKRFDVVTHLLSPKHNRRIRIKVATDEATPVASLSSLYPAANWFEREAYDLFGILFSGHPDLRRLLTDYGFDGHPLRKDFPMTGYVEVRYDDQQKRVVYEPVMLTQEFRRFDFLSPWEGGIDYVLPGDEKAKNNPQ, via the coding sequence ATGCACGGCGACCTGCAACAACTGGGCGAGGGAATAGCGGCGGCTTTGCCGGGCGCGATCAGTGCTGTTTCCACGGCCTATGGAGAGCTGACCTTGACGGTGGAAGCGGATCGTTTGATTGAAACCGTGACCTTTCTTCGCGACGACCCGAGCTGTCTGTTCTTATCCTTTATCGATCTCACCGCGGTCGACTATCCGGTCCGCGAAAAGCGCTTCGACGTCGTGACCCATCTTCTCTCGCCCAAACATAATCGGCGGATCCGGATCAAGGTCGCAACTGATGAAGCAACGCCCGTCGCTTCGCTGTCGAGCCTTTATCCAGCGGCCAATTGGTTCGAGCGGGAGGCTTACGATCTCTTCGGTATTTTGTTCTCCGGCCATCCCGATTTGCGCCGCTTATTGACCGATTATGGTTTTGACGGACATCCCTTGCGCAAGGATTTCCCGATGACCGGTTATGTCGAGGTGCGCTATGACGACCAGCAGAAACGCGTTGTCTATGAACCGGTTATGCTGACCCAGGAATTCCGCAGATTCGATTTCCTGTCTCCGTGGGAAGGCGGGATCGACTATGTTCTGCCCGGCGACGAGAAAGCTAAGAACAACCCGCAATGA
- a CDS encoding NADH-quinone oxidoreductase subunit NuoE produces the protein MSVRRLAEVQPPSFAFTPENEAWCEEIAKKYPEGRQASAVISLLWRAQKQNDYWLPKPAIEDVAQRLDMPYIRVLEIATFYSMFNLSPVGRFYIQMCGTTPCLLAGSDSIKAFLHERIGEPGEVTPDGDFSWTEVECLGACCNAPMVQINDDYYEDLTPENFEELLDDLAAGRPVKVGSQTGRVTSEPAGGLTSLTSFYGSDGRSGPLTCKSTPTPGDRAAARLEFAAQNVPAAEPAGERLKQEAKMEWGKPKGSIVETGTKHTSIAISDEGKRLEAEMQNVAVKAGGAHQGGASAPPGIEPSSSDRQSDPKKS, from the coding sequence ATGTCCGTTCGCCGCCTTGCCGAGGTACAGCCGCCAAGCTTCGCATTCACGCCCGAAAACGAGGCTTGGTGCGAAGAGATCGCGAAGAAATATCCTGAGGGCCGTCAGGCTTCCGCAGTGATTTCTCTGTTGTGGCGGGCGCAAAAGCAGAATGATTATTGGCTGCCGAAACCTGCCATCGAGGACGTCGCGCAGCGGCTCGACATGCCCTATATTCGGGTGCTCGAAATTGCCACTTTCTATAGCATGTTCAACCTCTCCCCGGTGGGCAGGTTCTACATCCAGATGTGCGGCACGACTCCCTGCCTGCTCGCTGGCTCCGACTCCATCAAAGCCTTCTTGCACGAGCGAATCGGCGAGCCGGGCGAAGTGACCCCGGATGGCGATTTCTCCTGGACCGAAGTCGAGTGTCTCGGCGCCTGCTGCAATGCTCCCATGGTTCAGATCAATGACGATTATTACGAGGATCTGACGCCGGAGAATTTTGAAGAACTGCTTGACGATCTTGCTGCCGGCCGTCCGGTCAAGGTCGGCTCGCAGACCGGCCGCGTCACTTCGGAGCCGGCTGGCGGCCTCACCTCCCTGACGTCGTTCTATGGCAGCGATGGCCGCAGCGGTCCGCTGACGTGCAAAAGCACCCCCACGCCGGGCGATCGGGCCGCGGCGCGCCTTGAATTTGCGGCACAGAACGTGCCAGCCGCGGAGCCCGCGGGCGAACGCCTCAAGCAGGAAGCCAAAATGGAGTGGGGCAAGCCGAAGGGCTCGATCGTCGAGACCGGTACGAAGCATACTTCGATTGCGATCTCGGACGAAGGAAAGCGATTGGAGGCCGAGATGCAGAATGTGGCGGTGAAAGCCGGCGGCGCGCATCAAGGCGGGGCTTCCGCTCCTCCCGGCATAGAGCCGTCCAGCTCGGATCGTCAGTCCGATCCGAAAAAATCGTGA
- a CDS encoding aldehyde dehydrogenase, protein MTEMATVDDRNQDDMSRKAGCYLYVDTRLWLDNDVVHRADGPAVIFPDGVERWYLNGKEVTRDVKTYFFQNKWPVERGLDTSEKLAQFSLHFLK, encoded by the coding sequence ATGACCGAGATGGCCACCGTGGACGACCGCAATCAAGATGACATGTCGCGCAAGGCGGGGTGCTACCTCTATGTCGATACGAGGCTTTGGCTGGACAATGACGTGGTGCACCGGGCCGACGGGCCGGCGGTGATTTTCCCCGATGGCGTCGAGCGTTGGTATCTCAACGGGAAAGAAGTGACCCGCGACGTAAAAACCTATTTCTTCCAGAATAAATGGCCGGTCGAGCGCGGCCTCGATACGTCGGAAAAGCTGGCTCA
- a CDS encoding carboxymethylenebutenolidase yields MIELTAADGHKFSAYREDPSEAPKGAVVVLHEVFGIDPHIKKMVASFVARGYVAIAPALFDRVNRDVALPYDEAGLTQGLELKSKVDLKDALADIQATVDSVKDVGKVAIVGYCWGGYLAYLSGNKVSGLACAIGYYGGGITNEFQEKRKIPTLVHFSEEDPLIAPEEIVHFRAARPDVSAFTYLAGHGFNCDERSSYNEVAATKALERTLFWIAQYVEGQPPILLKNAGAYAAAKTEKKKKPAAAMADGPPE; encoded by the coding sequence ATGATCGAGCTAACCGCAGCCGACGGACATAAATTTTCAGCCTATCGCGAGGATCCATCCGAGGCGCCTAAAGGCGCCGTTGTGGTTCTTCACGAAGTCTTCGGGATCGATCCGCATATCAAGAAAATGGTGGCAAGCTTTGTCGCGCGCGGCTATGTCGCGATCGCCCCCGCGCTCTTCGATCGGGTAAACCGCGACGTGGCACTGCCATATGACGAAGCGGGACTCACCCAGGGCCTGGAACTCAAGAGCAAAGTGGACCTCAAGGATGCGCTTGCCGACATTCAGGCAACTGTCGATTCGGTGAAGGATGTCGGGAAAGTCGCGATTGTCGGCTATTGCTGGGGCGGCTATCTCGCCTATCTCTCGGGCAACAAAGTGAGCGGGCTTGCCTGCGCCATCGGTTATTATGGCGGCGGAATCACAAATGAATTCCAAGAGAAGCGGAAAATCCCAACCTTGGTGCATTTCAGCGAGGAAGATCCTCTGATCGCGCCGGAAGAGATTGTCCACTTCCGGGCCGCTCGGCCAGATGTCAGCGCTTTCACCTATCTGGCGGGGCATGGCTTCAACTGCGATGAACGCAGCAGCTATAACGAGGTAGCCGCTACCAAAGCCCTTGAGCGCACGCTGTTCTGGATCGCCCAATATGTGGAAGGTCAACCGCCCATTCTTCTGAAGAACGCGGGGGCCTATGCGGCTGCGAAAACGGAAAAGAAGAAAAAGCCGGCGGCGGCCATGGCGGATGGACCGCCCGAATGA
- a CDS encoding glutathione S-transferase: MKFYMTPGSCSTGIHIILEELEEIFEVYIVNLPAGDHFKPDYVAINPKSTIPALMRKDGSTLTEVQAIAYWLARTHPRAKLWPETPDLEAKALETMAYVVDTIHCQGFARIFATPTFTRNPSDHATVRKLGRDIIEKGFAILNDEIKAKPYVIGDFSIADPILFYVEFWADKVKIPLPEHLAAHYRRMLARPAVRRVLREEGYNPDALGMSGDVMVASPERAHQPAAL; this comes from the coding sequence ATGAAATTCTACATGACACCTGGATCCTGCTCGACCGGTATTCACATCATCCTGGAAGAGCTGGAGGAGATTTTCGAAGTTTATATCGTGAACCTGCCGGCGGGCGATCATTTCAAGCCGGACTATGTCGCGATCAATCCAAAATCGACGATTCCTGCGCTCATGCGCAAGGACGGCAGCACGCTCACCGAGGTGCAGGCGATCGCCTACTGGCTCGCGCGCACCCACCCACGCGCCAAATTATGGCCCGAGACCCCCGACCTGGAGGCAAAAGCTCTCGAGACCATGGCCTATGTCGTGGACACCATCCACTGCCAGGGCTTTGCCCGCATCTTCGCCACCCCGACCTTTACCCGCAATCCGAGCGATCATGCGACGGTGCGGAAGCTTGGCCGCGACATCATCGAGAAGGGATTTGCCATCCTGAACGACGAGATAAAGGCCAAACCCTATGTGATCGGCGATTTTTCAATCGCCGATCCGATTCTCTTTTACGTCGAATTCTGGGCTGACAAGGTCAAGATTCCGCTGCCAGAACATCTCGCCGCACATTATCGCCGCATGCTCGCCCGCCCAGCGGTGCGGCGCGTCCTCCGCGAAGAGGGCTATAATCCGGATGCCTTAGGCATGTCCGGTGATGTCATGGTCGCAAGCCCGGAAAGAGCGCACCAGCCCGCAGCCCTTTAG